The region ACGCCGCGGTCCGGCGCATCGAGCTCGGCGCGGCCGAGGACCCCGAGCGGATCACCGAGGCTGCCGTCGCCATGGCCCTGCGCGGCGTCCGGGGCTGACCTCCGCCGGTCCCTTCCATTCCACCGGGCGCGCGGTGCGCGGCCCAGACGGATCCGGGCCCACAGGGATGCCGCCACCAGCGCCGCGGCCGCCGGCAGCCGGGTGTCCCCGGCGGGGGAGGCGAGGGCGGAGACCGTGGGCGCGTCGCGCACTCCGAACACCGGAAGCAGCCGGGAGGGCCCGCCCCGCAGCATCGACGGCGGCAGCAGCGACAGGGGATCGAGATAGCGGTCCGCGCGCCGCAGCCCCCAGTGCAGACAGCCGGACCGGCAGTGGAAGGGGCCCGGCGCCACCACGCCGACCACCTGCCCTGCGGCCACCCGCTCACCCTTGGCCACGGTGGCGTGCACCGGTTCATAGGTGGTCCGCAGCGGAGGGGAGCCGGTCCCGGACACCTCGATCACCAGCACACCACGGCCCGCGACCGGGCCCACGAAGCTCACCCGCCCCGCGCCCGCCGCCCTGACCCGCTCGCCCGGGCGCGCCGCGAGATCGACCCCGCGATGCCCCGCCGCCCAGGGCGCCGGAGGCGGTTGCCAACCCCTCAGCACGGCCGGCCGCACCGCGCCCGGCACACCGTCGACCGGCCACGACCGCTCCCCGCCCGGCCTCGTCCTCGGCGCGCGCCCCTCAGTCGGACCGGACGCCATGGCCGTCGCCGATTCCCCGCCGGGATCCGGCACCCGGCCCGGACCGGACGCCGCGCCCGGGTCCACCGCCGCGGCCCGCGCCACCGAAAGAGGTATCGCCGGAAGAGGCGCCGCCGGCATCGGCAGCACTGACAGCACCGGCAGCGCCAGAATCACCAGGGCAAGAGCCCGCCTCACCACAAGCCTTCGCATGTCCTCCACGATGGCCCGGCGACCCGAAACGGGTGGATCATGGACGGAATCGGGGGACTACTCACGGGTTGTGGATAACGCCGTCACCCGGCACCGTACCCGTCCCGTACACTTCTTATGGCGATCCGGGTCACCGGATCGACTTCGCACGCCCCGCCACCGACGCTCCGATCGCGCATCGGTCAGCTCGGTGGCCGCGCCCCTCGGTCCTTGGACGACCCCCGAAAGGGCCTCGTCCGTGGCAGGCGCGTCGGGGCGTCAGGAGCGGCGGCCGCCCGGCCGCCGTGGAACCGAGTACCTCAAGGAGTACGGCCATGGCCGTCGTCACGATGCGGGAGCTGCTGGAGAGCGGCGTCCACTTCGGGCACCAGACCCGCCGCTGGAACCCGAAGATGAAGCGCTTCATCTTCACCGAGCGCAACGGCATCTACATCATTGACCTGCTCCAGTCGCTGTCGTACATCGACCGCGCCTACGAGTTCGTCAAGGAGACCGTCGCCCACGGCGGCTCCATCATGTTCGTCGGCACGAAGAAGCAGGCGCAGGAGGCCATCGCCGAGCAGGCGACCCGCGTCGGCATGCCGTACGTCAACCAGCGCTGGCTGGGCGGCATGCTCACCAACTTCTCGACCGTCTACAAGCGCCTGCAGCGCCTGAAGGAGCTCGAGCAGATCGACTTCGAGGATGTGGCCGCCTCCGGCCTCACCAAGAAGGAGCTCCTGGTCCTCTCCCGCGAGAAGGCCAAGCTGGAGAAGACCCTCGGCGGTATCCGTGAGATGCAGAAGGTGCCGAGCGCCGTCTGGATCGTCGACACCAAGAAGGAGCACATCGCCGTCGGTGAGGCGCGCAAGCTCCGGATCCCGGTCGTCGCGATCCTCGACACCAACTGCGACCCGGACGAGGTCGACTACAAGATCCCGGGCAACGACGACGCGATCCGCTCCGTCACCCTGCTCACCCGGGTGATCGCCGACGCCGTCGCCGAGGGCCTCATCTCCCGTTCCGGCGTCGCCACCGGTGACGAGAAGGCCGACAAGGCCGCGGGCGAGCCGCTCGCCGAGTGGGAGCGCGACCTGCTCGAGGGTGAGAAGAAGGCCGAGGACGCCGAGGCGAAGCCCGCCGAGGACGCCAAGCCCGCCGAGGACGCCAAGCCTGCCGAGGACGCCAAGCCTGCCGAGGACGCTGCGGAGAAGCCCGCCGAGGCCGCCGCGGACAAGCCCGCTGAGGACGCCAAGCCCGCCGAGGACGTCACCCCTGCCGAGGCCCCCGCCGCGGCCACCGAGCAGGGCTGACCACTCAGACGTCACTCAGACGGTGTATGACGGCGGGGGACGGTGCCACGGCGCCGCCCCCGCCGTTCACCCGTAGAGCTTTCGACTTTCGAGAAGAGATTCACAGATCATGGCGAACTTCACCGCCGCTGACGTCAAGAAGCTCCGTGAGCTGACCGGCGCCGGCATGATGGACTGCAAGAAGGCGCTGGACGAGGCCGAGGGCAACGTCGACAAGGCCGTCGAGATCCTGCGCGTCAAGGGCCAGAAGGGTGTGGCCAAGCGGGAGAGCCGCAACGCCGAGAACGGCGCTGTCGTCTCCCTCATCGCGGACGACAAGACCTCCGGCGTGCTGGTCGAGCTGAAGTGCGAGACGGACTTCGTCGCCAAGGGTGACAAGTTCGTGGCCGTCGCCGACGCCATCGCCGCCCACGTCGCCAAGACCTCCCCGGCCGACCTGGACGCCCTGCTCTCCTCCGAGATCGAGGCGGGCAAGACCGTTCAGGCGTTCGTCGACGAGGCCAACGCGACCCTCGGCGAGAAGATCGTCCTGGACCGCTTCGCGCAGTTCTCCGGCGGTTACGTCGCGGCGTACATGCACCGCACCAGCCCGGACCTGCCGCCGCAGGTCGGCGTCCTGGTCGAGCTGGACAAGGAAGACGCCACGGTCGCCAAGGACGTCGCGCAGCACATCGCCGCCTTCGCCCCGAAGTTCCTCACCCGCGACGAGATCTCGGCCGAGACGGTCGAGAACGAGCGCCGGGTCGCCGAGGCCACGGCCCGCGAGGAGGGCAAGCCCGAGGGCGCCCTGCCGAAGATCGTCGAGGGTCGCGTCACCGGCTTCTTCAAGGAGAACGTCCTGGTGGACCAGCCGTTCGCCAAGGACAACAAGAAGTC is a window of Streptomyces violaceusniger Tu 4113 DNA encoding:
- the rpsB gene encoding 30S ribosomal protein S2 is translated as MAVVTMRELLESGVHFGHQTRRWNPKMKRFIFTERNGIYIIDLLQSLSYIDRAYEFVKETVAHGGSIMFVGTKKQAQEAIAEQATRVGMPYVNQRWLGGMLTNFSTVYKRLQRLKELEQIDFEDVAASGLTKKELLVLSREKAKLEKTLGGIREMQKVPSAVWIVDTKKEHIAVGEARKLRIPVVAILDTNCDPDEVDYKIPGNDDAIRSVTLLTRVIADAVAEGLISRSGVATGDEKADKAAGEPLAEWERDLLEGEKKAEDAEAKPAEDAKPAEDAKPAEDAKPAEDAAEKPAEAAADKPAEDAKPAEDVTPAEAPAAATEQG
- the tsf gene encoding translation elongation factor Ts, with product MANFTAADVKKLRELTGAGMMDCKKALDEAEGNVDKAVEILRVKGQKGVAKRESRNAENGAVVSLIADDKTSGVLVELKCETDFVAKGDKFVAVADAIAAHVAKTSPADLDALLSSEIEAGKTVQAFVDEANATLGEKIVLDRFAQFSGGYVAAYMHRTSPDLPPQVGVLVELDKEDATVAKDVAQHIAAFAPKFLTRDEISAETVENERRVAEATAREEGKPEGALPKIVEGRVTGFFKENVLVDQPFAKDNKKSVQKVLDEAGVSLKRFARFRVGV